In Aristaeella hokkaidonensis, the following are encoded in one genomic region:
- a CDS encoding NUDIX domain-containing protein has translation MAMTQEEINNTNWSQSVAGVCIKDGKVLLARHTYGSGNGRLIIPGGYVKYGEVPEEALIREYLEETGVRVKAGRLIGMRFNAKDWYAVFAVEYVEGEARSDGDENSEVVWMDTTEALKDDTVPGLTKTMIECTLSGTGFELTPYQTSHPGYLYTQQS, from the coding sequence ATGGCTATGACGCAGGAAGAGATTAACAACACCAACTGGAGCCAATCGGTTGCCGGTGTCTGTATAAAGGACGGCAAAGTGCTGCTCGCACGCCATACTTATGGAAGCGGCAACGGCAGGCTGATCATCCCCGGCGGCTACGTGAAATATGGCGAAGTTCCGGAAGAAGCTCTCATTCGGGAGTATCTGGAGGAAACCGGCGTCCGTGTCAAAGCCGGCCGCCTCATCGGCATGCGGTTCAACGCAAAGGACTGGTACGCCGTCTTTGCCGTGGAATATGTGGAAGGTGAAGCCAGGTCTGATGGAGATGAAAACAGTGAGGTTGTCTGGATGGATACCACCGAAGCCCTGAAGGATGACACGGTCCCCGGCCTGACAAAAACAATGATTGAATGTACGCTGTCCGGAACAGGGTTTGAACTTACTCCCTACCAGACAAGTCATCCCGGTTATCTGTATACGCAGCAGTCATAA
- a CDS encoding GNAT family N-acetyltransferase produces MKIIKCGMEDTPRLAAMNKMLIEDEQSDNPMSVEELQNRMAGFLSSDYSAYFFSEQDEIIGYALIRHTSDPVYLRQFYIDRPYRRQHKGKQAFRELMAHLGLDTVDIDVLPWNERGLSFWKSCGFTETCVSMRYKR; encoded by the coding sequence ATGAAAATCATCAAATGCGGCATGGAAGATACTCCCCGCCTGGCAGCCATGAACAAAATGCTCATCGAGGATGAGCAGAGCGATAACCCCATGAGCGTTGAAGAACTGCAGAACCGGATGGCCGGTTTCCTGTCCAGCGATTATTCTGCTTATTTCTTTTCAGAGCAGGACGAAATCATCGGATATGCGCTGATCCGACACACTTCTGATCCGGTTTACCTTCGGCAGTTCTATATCGACAGGCCGTATCGCAGGCAGCACAAAGGAAAGCAGGCTTTCCGGGAGCTCATGGCACACCTCGGGCTCGATACCGTAGATATCGACGTACTACCCTGGAACGAGAGGGGCCTGTCCTTCTGGAAAAGCTGCGGATTTACTGAAACCTGCGTCTCTATGAGATATAAACGTTAA
- a CDS encoding adenylate kinase, translated as MAIIIITGASHTGKTVLAQRMLEKYKYPYLSIDHLKMGLIRSGNSALTPEDDDELTAYLWPIVREMIKTAVENVQNLIVEGCYIPFNWRQDFSEEYLPYIRYICLAMTDSYIDAHFEAIKGYASEVECRGEDSACTIDRVRAENRAYREGCARAGEQPVLIDSDYEQIIHSLLD; from the coding sequence ATGGCAATCATTATAATCACGGGTGCGTCCCACACCGGGAAAACCGTTCTGGCACAGCGAATGCTGGAAAAATACAAGTATCCCTATCTGTCCATTGACCATCTGAAAATGGGCCTCATCCGCAGCGGAAACTCTGCCCTCACCCCGGAGGATGATGACGAGCTCACCGCTTATCTCTGGCCGATTGTCCGGGAGATGATCAAAACTGCCGTTGAAAACGTGCAGAATCTCATTGTGGAAGGCTGCTATATCCCCTTTAACTGGCGTCAGGACTTTAGCGAAGAATATCTGCCGTATATCCGTTATATCTGCCTGGCTATGACGGATTCGTACATTGATGCTCATTTTGAAGCCATCAAAGGCTATGCGTCAGAAGTCGAATGCCGGGGAGAAGACTCCGCCTGTACAATTGACCGGGTGCGTGCGGAAAACCGGGCATACAGGGAAGGCTGCGCGCGTGCAGGCGAGCAGCCGGTTCTCATTGATTCGGATTATGAGCAGATCATCCATTCCCTTCTGGATTAA
- a CDS encoding AAA family ATPase — protein sequence MANLIIVCGPQAVGKMTVAESLRDKLKYNMMMNHDSIELSDRIFGFATPAQRELNEDIREKVFSLAVKHNVDLIFTYVCAFNEPEEREYLTSLQRQFEESGGRFIFVELSANLEIRLARNETPHRMERKASKRDVAWSRADILRSDQQYKLNSDEGETWFENHLKIDNTNLDPDEVADRVISTFDLKANDKEEKEYRFGV from the coding sequence ATGGCTAATCTGATCATTGTTTGCGGACCCCAGGCTGTCGGAAAAATGACGGTGGCGGAAAGCCTGAGGGATAAACTGAAATATAACATGATGATGAATCATGACAGCATTGAGCTGTCAGACAGGATCTTTGGCTTTGCCACGCCTGCACAGAGGGAGCTCAATGAGGATATCCGGGAAAAAGTCTTTTCACTGGCCGTAAAACACAATGTGGACCTGATCTTCACGTATGTCTGCGCGTTTAACGAGCCGGAAGAACGGGAATACCTGACAAGCCTGCAGCGTCAGTTTGAGGAAAGCGGCGGCCGCTTCATTTTTGTCGAACTCAGTGCCAATCTGGAAATCAGGCTGGCCCGGAATGAGACGCCGCACAGGATGGAGCGCAAAGCATCCAAGCGTGATGTTGCCTGGAGCAGGGCCGATATCCTCAGGAGCGATCAACAGTATAAACTGAACTCAGACGAAGGCGAAACCTGGTTTGAAAACCATCTGAAGATTGATAACACGAATCTGGATCCGGACGAAGTTGCGGACCGGGTCATCAGCACATTTGATCTCAAAGCAAACGATAAGGAAGAAAAAGAATATCGCTTCGGCGTCTGA
- a CDS encoding 2-phosphosulfolactate phosphatase, with translation MEIRINHLIEGAKQAEGLVVIIDVFRAFSLECWLYAMGAKEIRPVGAIGDALSWREKDPEAVLIGERHGRKLDGFDFGNSPSTVNPEAIRGKRIIHTTSAGTQGVTNAVHAEEILTGSFVNAQAIAGYIRQRNPETVTLVCMGKEGLAPAEEDELCALYLRSLLTGEDMPDIDERLQTLRAGGGRHFFDPDLQDVFPEKDFWMCIDRNRFSFVIRIESTDDGLVSVKTDF, from the coding sequence GTGGAGATCAGGATTAACCATCTGATTGAGGGCGCAAAGCAGGCGGAAGGCCTGGTTGTCATCATTGACGTGTTCCGCGCCTTCTCCCTGGAATGCTGGCTTTATGCCATGGGTGCGAAAGAGATCCGCCCCGTCGGTGCAATTGGGGATGCGCTTTCCTGGCGTGAAAAAGATCCGGAAGCTGTGCTGATCGGAGAACGTCACGGCAGGAAACTGGACGGTTTTGATTTCGGAAACTCCCCTTCCACGGTTAACCCGGAAGCCATCCGGGGAAAGCGGATCATTCATACCACCAGTGCCGGAACTCAGGGCGTAACCAATGCTGTCCATGCGGAAGAAATCCTGACAGGCAGTTTTGTAAATGCGCAGGCCATCGCCGGCTATATCCGTCAGCGAAACCCGGAAACCGTCACCCTTGTCTGCATGGGTAAGGAGGGCCTGGCCCCCGCGGAGGAAGATGAGCTCTGTGCGCTCTATCTGCGAAGCCTGCTGACCGGGGAAGATATGCCGGATATTGATGAACGGCTGCAGACGCTTCGCGCAGGCGGCGGCAGGCACTTCTTTGATCCTGATCTTCAGGATGTTTTCCCGGAGAAAGATTTCTGGATGTGCATAGACCGGAACAGATTCAGTTTCGTCATCCGGATTGAGAGCACTGATGACGGATTGGTTTCGGTCAAAACCGATTTTTGA
- a CDS encoding alpha/beta hydrolase family protein has product MKKKMPVRKKILIVLACVLVLVIAGAWILTEVECGRFFGRRYETDKLTRQRAEFYDGLERTQYIFPSDKGQKLTGYLYSSGTDQKGIIIFAHGYGGGQSYYMNCADYFAKHGYYVFAFDATGSEESEGESTRGLPQGMIDLSYAISFVEESGNFPQLPIALFGHSWGGYCVSAVLTLHPEVEAVVACSGYNDSLGIFISEGKAIAGPAVYLTLPFLRLHDYIKFGKYSTITAEDGFNNTDARIMIVHSTDDKVVPAEIGYDIYYRNHKDDPRFSFICYEDKGHRYFHEVTPYVKETDEAYQQWLETLDYDYNDKANAERLEKDREKYYQENVDVKKYWENRLNRELLDKLLEFYDSSLSNKINTEN; this is encoded by the coding sequence GTGAAGAAAAAGATGCCTGTCAGGAAAAAGATCCTGATTGTCCTGGCCTGTGTGCTGGTCCTGGTGATTGCGGGTGCCTGGATCCTGACGGAAGTGGAATGCGGCCGCTTCTTTGGCAGGCGCTATGAAACCGATAAGCTGACAAGGCAACGCGCAGAGTTCTATGACGGACTTGAGCGGACACAGTATATCTTCCCTTCTGATAAAGGACAGAAACTGACAGGGTATCTGTATTCTTCAGGGACAGACCAGAAAGGCATTATCATCTTTGCCCACGGGTACGGCGGCGGACAGAGCTATTATATGAACTGCGCGGATTATTTCGCGAAGCATGGCTATTATGTATTTGCTTTTGACGCTACGGGAAGTGAAGAGAGCGAGGGAGAATCCACCCGGGGACTGCCGCAGGGCATGATTGACCTGTCATACGCGATATCATTTGTGGAAGAAAGCGGCAATTTCCCGCAGCTGCCCATCGCACTGTTCGGCCACAGCTGGGGCGGATACTGCGTGAGCGCTGTGCTGACACTTCATCCCGAGGTGGAAGCCGTGGTCGCCTGTTCCGGCTACAACGATTCGCTGGGCATATTCATTTCTGAAGGAAAGGCCATCGCGGGGCCGGCGGTTTACCTGACGCTGCCTTTCCTGAGACTGCATGATTATATTAAGTTCGGGAAGTATTCCACCATTACAGCTGAAGACGGCTTCAACAATACCGACGCCCGGATTATGATTGTCCACAGTACGGACGACAAAGTGGTACCGGCTGAGATCGGATATGACATCTATTACCGGAACCATAAGGATGATCCGCGTTTCTCCTTTATCTGCTATGAAGATAAAGGACACCGGTACTTCCATGAGGTTACGCCCTATGTGAAAGAAACGGATGAAGCTTATCAGCAATGGCTGGAAACGCTTGACTATGATTATAATGACAAGGCGAACGCTGAACGGCTGGAAAAGGATCGGGAAAAGTATTACCAGGAGAACGTGGACGTGAAGAAATACTGGGAAAACAGGCTGAATAGGGAGCTGTTAGACAAACTGCTGGAATTTTATGACAGCAGTTTGTCTAACAAAATTAATACTGAAAACTGA
- a CDS encoding YczE/YyaS/YitT family protein: MRKKIVVQWGRIILGLLVFAFGVHLTIFANIGLAPWDCLGMGIAKHTPLNYGLSMTVMALIILGIDLLLKERIGFGTIIDALLTGNFVQMFNDLNPLAENKSTWLGILIMLTGFVFMALGMWIYMKGEQCCGPRDSLLVGLGKRLPKVPIGIVEVMLWAAVLLAGWLLGGPIGIGTLISTFGAGIVMQLVYNLLKFEPRQIRHRDALNTIRILVSSRTEGV; encoded by the coding sequence ATGCGGAAAAAGATTGTTGTACAGTGGGGAAGAATCATACTCGGCCTGCTGGTGTTTGCCTTTGGCGTTCATCTGACGATCTTTGCCAATATCGGACTGGCTCCCTGGGACTGTCTCGGAATGGGAATTGCGAAGCATACACCGCTGAATTACGGCCTTTCCATGACGGTTATGGCGCTGATTATCCTGGGAATCGACCTGCTGCTGAAGGAGCGGATCGGTTTCGGAACTATTATTGACGCGCTGCTGACCGGCAATTTTGTGCAGATGTTCAACGACCTGAATCCGCTGGCAGAGAACAAAAGCACCTGGCTCGGCATTCTGATCATGCTTACCGGTTTTGTGTTTATGGCCCTGGGTATGTGGATCTATATGAAGGGGGAACAGTGCTGCGGACCGCGGGATTCCCTGCTGGTCGGCCTGGGCAAAAGGCTTCCGAAGGTGCCGATCGGCATTGTGGAAGTTATGCTCTGGGCAGCGGTGCTGCTGGCCGGCTGGCTGCTTGGCGGACCGATCGGTATCGGAACGCTGATCAGCACCTTCGGTGCCGGCATTGTGATGCAGCTGGTGTATAACCTGCTGAAGTTTGAACCCCGGCAGATCCGGCACAGGGACGCACTGAACACAATACGGATTCTTGTTTCCTCACGAACAGAAGGAGTATGA